The window TGTTATTAGAATTTCCACCTCACGGTTCGAAGGCTTTATAATTAGACATGTCTTTTAATAATCAAGGAACAAGGCATCACTTGGACCAAGCCTAAAGGTGCAAGGCTTATGTTTGTTTTGAATAAGTTATCGGTGCAGGGCTAAAACGACCTTAGTCAGTTGGACACTTGGACCAATATGAGGAACAGCCCTAGTCCGGGGCTGCCGATGACCTTTTAAATTTAAAAAAGGAATGGCTTTTGAGGCACCTGGTGCCAAAATGCCATAAACCAAAGATTGCGACAGTCCTCTCCAAATTTCTGCTTCCCACAAACAAACTTCCATCTTCTTCTTTCCAAACTTTCCTTAAGAAGTGACGAGTCAAAGTTGCTGACTTTCTCCTGCATTTATCTCGATCAATCCGCAGAGGAAACCAATTCAGAAAGTCAACGCTGTCCACCACTTCAAAAGCTTGAAGCTCTGAACCATGACCTCGTACGTTTACTTACCCTTACTGATTCATTTACTTTGTATGAATAAATCCCAAATTGAATTCAACAATTTCACGCTTTAATTCACGTTGCCCATTAATTTTGATGCAATTTTACCAATTACAGTAGGGTTTAAGCTCAGTTGCTGAATAATTTTGATTCACACAGTAGGGTTTAAGCCAAAGGTTTGACCTTTTCTGGTTGGTTTAACCCAAAACTTTGTCAAAGGTTTGAGCTTTTCAGGGTTTAAGAGAAGTACTTGATTGTTTGAAGTGGTAGGAGCTGATGATCTTTGTGATTGTGGAATCATAGAACTTGACAGAATATGGGGAGTCCTACACGATTGTATGAACTTCTAACTATTTATTTGAGAAATGTTTGTTATTGAGTGATCATTGTGTTCATGATCTTACAACAATATTGGAGGATCACTGTGGTTTGTGTAACATGGACCTTCTTGCAGGGGGAATATAAGAAAACCCAAAGAGAAAATGAAGTTTGTGGCAACGGCTCTTGTGTCGATTGTATTTGGCTTCTTTATAGGAGTGTCGTTTCCGACGATTTCGTTGACTAAGGTGCAAGGATTTTGGTTTGTTTCTGAATAAGTTCTAATTTATTTGGTTCTGATCATAATAACACTGACTTGGTTATGGTGCTTGAATCTTGTAGATGAATCTCCCATCCAGCCTTTTTCCTTCAATTGATCTCTCATACATAGAGGAGAAGTACTCGGGGTTCTCAACCCAAGCACTGGTCGATGCCTGGTCTTCTTTGAAGGAGAACAAACATGCCTCTGTAAAATACATCCCTAATGATGCAAAGGTATGTCCTTTGTAATGTACTTGTGCAGATGGAAACCTTGTACTCTGCTTTGCTATTACATGTCTAGTTCATGGTAATACCAAGCAGATTGCTTGTTACTGACCAGAATTATGGTAGCTTTTGTAACCCAGTTCCCTTATAGTGTTTTTGAGGACAATGTTTTTAGGGTTCAATGATACCTACACTGGTACTCTAAGAAACATTTAAATGATTAATACACTGGTATACTAGTAATATGGTACTGATGATGATCACTTTTGTTTAAGATATTATGATGTTGTAAGTTTAACTGAAAAATTGGCAGTGACAATTGTCCTGACAATAATGTGCTGGCATTGACTACTATCCATTGATTATAATGCAGATCTGGGTTCCAACAAATCCTCCAGGGGCAGAAAGACTACCCCCTGGCATTGTAGAATCTGAGTCAGATTTTTATCTTCGTCGATTGTGGGGTCTGCCCAGTGAGGTGTGCATCTGCTATCATAACATCACTGTCAAAACAATGCTTGAGTTTATAGTCCTCTTGTATATAGTCATTGAACCCTGCAACATTTTCTTTTTCCTTTCGTAATGACTGTATTGAAATGGTTAAATATAAGCAACTCCGTAACTGTATTGAAATGTTAAAAAGGGGGACTCTTCAGTACTTTATGTAGGCCTCAGGTTAATTTCAAATTTCAAATGTGAGCATTTTTCACATAAGAAAGGGAAGTTGGTAAAAACTATTAAGGGATTATAAATAGAAAATAATTCACGCAAGACTGATTTTTTTCAGAAAATATGGTGCACTTTATCCCTACGGGAACAACTTTTCTTTTTTGACTGGTGGTGCAAAGAAACACCTTTGGTACTCAGGTCCTCAACTTCCCTCCCTCCCTATCTTCTTCCAGGAGGGGCAAGGTGGAGGTTGATAGTGACTGGCGTTTACCAAGCTGGTTATTTTTGCCCTCCCTTTCTTTGAGTGATGTGTTTCAGATCCGTTCTCTAATCTGAACCTTTTCTTGTGGAGGTGGCACTTGCAGGACTTAACCATCAAGCCAAAGTATCTTGTTACCTTTACTGTAGGGTATGCTCAGAAAAAGAATATAAATGCAGCTGTTAAAAAGGTTGCTTCTCTCTAGAAATTCATTTGCAGTTCTTGCTCTTTCTTTTTCTTTCTCTTGCTAAAAGTGTGTTGTACAGTTCTCAGAGAACTTCACAATTGTTTTATTTCACTATGATGGTCGAACAAGTGAATGGGACGAGTTTGAGTGGTCAAAGCGGGCTATCCATGTGAGCATTCAGAAGCAAACTAAATGGTTAGAAACGAATTGCACATCTGTATATCTTAAATCTTTTCATCCTAATGCAATAGATATTGCTAGGCCCTGCAGAGGTTATGTTCTCTCATAAGCTTACTGAACTGTTTCTTAGGTGGTACGCCAAGCGTTTTTTGCATCCTGACATTGTGGCATCATATGAATACATATTTATTTGGGATGAAGATCTCGGTGTGGAGCACTTCAACGCAGAGGAGTGAGTTTTGAGAATTCATTATGCTGCTTTATTTGAGAACAACTTCTGGAATGAACTAGTGTATTTAGACTTTAAATTTTTGTTGTACCAGATACATAAAATTAGTAAGGAAACATGGGTTGGAAATATCACAGCCCGGTTTAGAACCAAATAATGGGCTAACATGGCAGATGACAAAGCGGAGAGGTGATAGTCAAGTTCACATGTAAGCTTGCCAAATTTTCTTGCTCATTAAAAATGATAATATTCTGTTCATGTTGCTTGACCACTTGTTTTCTTGAACCTCTTCCTATAGGCAGACAGAGGAGAAACCTGGTTGGTGTAACGACCCGCATTTGCCACCCTGTGCAGCGTATGTAATAATATCTTACCATCTACCTGTGGGACATAGGTGCTATAACATCTTACCATGAATTCCCAATGTGCAGGTTTGTAGAAATTATGGCCCCTGTGTTTTCTCGGGATGCATGGCGTTGTGTTTGGCATATGATTCAGGTATATAATATATACTTTTTCTTTTCAAGATATCCCAAGTCCTTTAATGATTACTCTAAGGCTAGCATGAAAACATTTTCCTCTCTTTTGCAGAATGATCTGGTCCATGGTTGGGGTCTGGATTTTGCGCTTAGACGCTGTGTAGAGGTTCAAAGCATTTTTTTCCTGTCTTTGTGCCTTAGCTCCCTCTTGTTTCCTATTGTGATTTAGCCTTCAACCTTTGTTCTTTGCTTGGAAACAGCCTGCACATGAGAAAATAGGAGTCGTCGATGCACAGTGGATTGTCCATCAAAGTGTTCCTTCACTTGGGAACCAGGTAAACACTAGCTTTTGACCTTTGTTTATATGAGTGGCACCAAAACAAAATTCTTGACTGATACATTTATTTTATCTGTTAATAAAATATGATCATGACTTGCTGTTTTTGATCAGGGGCAAGCAGAGAGTGGGAGAGCGCCATGGGAAGGGGTATGTAACCATCTCTCTGTCCTTGCTCTTTTCTTACTGTGTGTTTGTGTGATAACACATAGACAGAATTGCTCAAACATGAACTCCTATAAACAATATTTGCATAGCCTTTGCATTTCTAGTGAATTTACATTATCTTTCCAGGTATAAGAACCTGAAAAATGTGAATTACTTTCGTGTCAGGTGAGGGAGAGGTGCAGAAGAGAATGGACTATGTTTCAAGCACGAATGGCTGGTGCAGAGAAAGCATATTTTGAGGAAATGGGAATTGATACCCCAAATTCAAAGCACGTTAGGGCCTAGGGGATAGTCGCCAAAACTGGCCAGAAGGAACTTGTACCACTCAAGGAGTCAAGTCTAGTTGCGCCGTTACATATACAGTAACTGTTTCTTTCTCTTGTTCTCCCCTTCTTTCTCTGGCTGTCATTTTCATGTGTTACACTTGGGATAGTCGCATGTAGTATTAATAGAACTAGAATCTTATCACTGGAAACAACACTTCGGTTAGAAAGACAATGTATTCTATTACGATATCTAACATGAATGATATTCATCTTGTGTTGCCGGTAAACCTACCAAACACTATTTGGTACCTAGTTCACGGTTAGCTGGGTATATTAGGCAACACAATTTAGGTGAGAAGTGCAGTTTAAAAACCCCAACTGCAAGGAGTAAGGAACAAAAGCCGGTAGACTTATGCAAGCTACAACGTGTTCCTCTCTCCATAAGAAACAAGAGGCTTTAGTCATGTTACTCGTGTATATGATTAAATAGCCTAGCAGCTTATACATAATTCTATACAAGGGGGCGCGATCACAGCCATGCTTGGTGTTGTTCAAAAGTTCGAAGAGTTTTTCATGTAGGCACCTTACAAAGAGCAAAATTGGAACCAGCATCGTGGTTCACGGTCTCTGAAGCCACCATTCGCTCAATATGCATATTGCAAAATCAATAATCGGTTTCAGCAAGCAAGCGTTGCACTCTCCTTTGAAGCCTGGCAGGAACTATATTTATTGATGATGTTGAACAAAGGCCCAGGCTTCGAACATGTACTACTGATGCCAAGGTTCAATTTGAGCTGCTCCATTGCCCGGAAATTACAAAGGAAGCACATGGAACTCATTGAGCAAGTCAACCCTCACAATGCAAAAATCTGGGAATTTCAGATTTTGGCTTTCTTAGTGGCATTTTCAAGGCCCATTCGCCGCTCCTTGCAGGGCTTTCTCTCTGTTCGCCCTACGCCATGTTGGAGCTGTGATGTTATGCTGCAATTCTGGAGAAAGAATCATGCAAAAAGATGGAGTGAAGCATAATTTCTAATCCCCAGAAGTTGACACCTTGAAGCAGCTATTCCAGAAAACTTCTAACTATTTTGGGTTTTTGAGGCACTGTTTCGTAATCTTAATGTGTACCTATCACAGAGGTACTGATTTACACATCAACATGTGATGTCATAGGACAGTGTAAACTCAAGATTCGTCCAGAAAGTCCCTGGAAAGATCATGTTACAAGCTCAAGAAGTCAGCCATAAAATAAGCAAAAGCTGGAAATTCCAGAATCAGCTTCTTGGAGCTGTTTTGTGAGACCATTCGCGCCATCTTCCATGGTTCTTACTGCTGTTCTATCTATCATTACTTCAAGTACATATGTTGTGCTACATTCGCAGCCCAAGAACCGATCAGAAACATGTACTGAGTAGCTGTTAATCGTTCCCCAAAGTTGGCTCCCTGAGCAGCAGAATTTCATCAGCTTTTTCACGTGGCTTTTTGTGGAATGCTTTCCAGGCTTGCTTAGAAGTCTTTCACATAGGAGTTGGTTCCGCTTTGCAGCTGTGATATCATAAAGCCTCTTGTTTCTTATGGGAGAATTCATAATGTCAGAACCTGACCAAAATAAAGCCAAGAAAGGGATGGTAGAGACCTTTCAAATCAAACCAGAAAAGAAAATTGAGTTTCTGCAATAGACCAAAGAGAAAATTACAAAGTGCTGTCTCTAGGGCAGCCACATCCTAGTTGGTCGAACATGACTGCAATAGCAATGGAGGTAGGCAGGGGCCAGTTGCATAATCTTGAGTCTTCTACCATGTGGATTAAATGAATAGAAATGCAGGGAGGCTAAAGAACCACACCAGTATATGCATGTAACATGGTTTTCTCACATTCTCATCCAGGCATTGTATGTCTGAAACAATTGCTGTTCACGTACTTGAGTACAAGCAATGTTGATTTCTTTATATAATGAACAGTACATGACTCATACAATCAACACTAGTATATTTCAATGAATTTGAGCTTTGAAAAAATTGTTAGATCTTCTAAACTGTCCTCCTTGTAAAGCTTCAGAACTTTTAAGACAAAGAATCGGAATGAAATAGCTAAGCTAGAAATACGTTTTGGTAATTGCATCCTCCAGCTCTTTGAAGTCCCATGCATTATCTGCAGAATATTCCCCTGGGCAGTATGACAGAGAGTGTATCAGATGTTTGAACTAGCTGAATGGCCTAATTGCTCGATATAACAATGGAATGAGAAACACTATCAATCAGCACTTCAAAGTCAAAGAATGAAATCTCTTACCAATTGAATCTCTTCGAAGAGCAGTTAAATGAGCACAACTGCACAAGTGCACATGGAGTTACAAAAATGCCAAACTCAAAACCAGACAAAGAAATTTCAGTTGCAGATAGATACATAGGTCCCATCTTCAATTCATCAACTTTAGATAGCAAAGTGAAGTGGGAGAAATCATAGTCAAGAATGACTTCTGAAAACCGAATACCTGCCGAGAGCTTTCCCCAAATCGGCACATAGAGATCT of the Fragaria vesca subsp. vesca linkage group LG6, FraVesHawaii_1.0, whole genome shotgun sequence genome contains:
- the LOC101309467 gene encoding uncharacterized protein LOC101309467 translates to MGSPTRLGNIRKPKEKMKFVATALVSIVFGFFIGVSFPTISLTKMNLPSSLFPSIDLSYIEEKYSGFSTQALVDAWSSLKENKHASVKYIPNDAKIWVPTNPPGAERLPPGIVESESDFYLRRLWGLPSEDLTIKPKYLVTFTVGYAQKKNINAAVKKFSENFTIVLFHYDGRTSEWDEFEWSKRAIHVSIQKQTKWWYAKRFLHPDIVASYEYIFIWDEDLGVEHFNAEEYIKLVRKHGLEISQPGLEPNNGLTWQMTKRRGDSQVHMQTEEKPGWCNDPHLPPCAAFVEIMAPVFSRDAWRCVWHMIQNDLVHGWGLDFALRRCVEPAHEKIGVVDAQWIVHQSVPSLGNQGQAESGRAPWEGVRERCRREWTMFQARMAGAEKAYFEEMGIDTPNSKHVRA